From a region of the Posidoniimonas polymericola genome:
- the pilM gene encoding pilus assembly protein PilM — MAKSGAVWGIDIGQCALKALRCRAHEKDTNKIVVEAFDYIEYPKILSQPDADRDELIREAIETFLSRNEVKGDRVAMSVPGQSGLARFIKLPPVEAKKIPDIVKYEARQQIPFALEDVVWDYQPLEGGSQDEGYALETEVGLFAMKRDQVAKALEPLEAAGIEVDIIQLAPLAVYNYACFDRMNNLEDAPPFDPESPPPSKVLLSLGADTTDLVITNGFRVWQRNIPIGGSHFTKALTKELKLTFAKAEHLKRNAKKAEDPKAIFQAMRPVFSDLAAEIQRSLGFFMSNNRGAELEEVIALGNPMKLPGLQRFLSQNLDQEVTPIKEFPGLVGGSVTSTPQFEENQLAFATAYGLCVQGLGLAKLSTDLLPDELITSRLVRGKKPWAVAAAALLMVGMTANYAGYFGAWQTVDVAGDWSGPIKQAETLSRTSSTYTGEFTNLKEQFNTLRTVGDNLQSNADGRLLWPELVKAVDDAVPVDQRPREERERTAKDVTLREELHIQSMDVQHFDDLSTWFTGAVAKYYEEASKSEAYVAARAAEVAAKKKAVDDAEKAERTAAAAAATGAAPAPAPTQPEVVEDEALPLAGSDPAPSPVDDLAGDPAMQDGMAEPGVGGGMGDGMGDQGFGDEATTAGPTGPGYVVELTGHHFHNNNTAVEVDSLSSDEGEDFVRRTLIKNLLEKSIKLPDGPNGELVDVPIAKLGISYPVVVTKGRIETVLYDPEAAFGEDNANRRRGMGEEEADPFAVRKPGVRRQPRDAEPVDPEAGLWKLRRYDFKLQFLWQPTPRHERNKPAGEAEFDGTASTGGAGGFAG; from the coding sequence ATGGCCAAGTCCGGCGCCGTTTGGGGTATCGATATCGGTCAGTGCGCGCTCAAGGCGTTGCGCTGCCGCGCGCACGAAAAAGACACGAATAAAATCGTTGTCGAGGCGTTCGATTACATCGAGTACCCGAAGATCCTAAGTCAGCCCGACGCCGATCGCGATGAGCTGATCCGCGAGGCGATCGAGACCTTCCTCTCGCGCAACGAGGTCAAGGGCGACCGCGTGGCGATGTCGGTGCCCGGCCAGAGCGGCCTGGCGCGGTTCATCAAGCTGCCGCCGGTCGAGGCCAAGAAGATCCCGGACATCGTCAAGTACGAGGCCCGGCAGCAGATCCCCTTCGCGCTGGAAGACGTCGTCTGGGACTACCAGCCGCTCGAAGGCGGCAGCCAGGACGAGGGCTACGCGCTGGAGACCGAGGTCGGCCTGTTCGCGATGAAGCGGGACCAGGTCGCCAAGGCGCTCGAGCCGCTCGAGGCGGCCGGCATTGAGGTCGACATCATCCAGCTCGCCCCGCTGGCGGTCTACAATTACGCATGCTTCGACCGCATGAACAACCTGGAGGACGCGCCGCCGTTCGACCCGGAGAGCCCGCCGCCGTCGAAGGTGCTGTTGTCGCTCGGGGCCGACACTACGGACCTGGTCATCACCAATGGCTTCCGGGTGTGGCAGCGCAACATCCCAATCGGCGGCTCGCACTTCACTAAGGCGCTCACCAAAGAGCTGAAGCTTACCTTCGCCAAGGCGGAGCACCTCAAGCGGAACGCCAAGAAGGCCGAGGACCCCAAGGCGATCTTCCAGGCGATGCGGCCGGTGTTTAGCGACCTGGCCGCCGAGATCCAGCGGTCGCTCGGCTTCTTCATGAGCAACAACCGCGGCGCCGAGCTCGAGGAGGTGATCGCGCTGGGCAACCCGATGAAGCTGCCCGGCCTTCAGCGGTTCCTCTCGCAGAACCTCGACCAGGAGGTGACCCCGATCAAGGAGTTCCCCGGCCTGGTCGGCGGAAGCGTCACATCGACGCCGCAGTTCGAGGAGAATCAGCTGGCGTTCGCGACCGCGTACGGCCTGTGCGTGCAGGGGCTGGGGCTCGCCAAGCTGTCGACCGACCTGCTGCCCGACGAGCTGATCACCTCCCGGCTGGTCCGGGGCAAGAAGCCGTGGGCGGTCGCCGCGGCCGCGCTGCTGATGGTCGGCATGACCGCCAACTACGCCGGCTACTTCGGCGCCTGGCAGACGGTGGACGTCGCCGGCGACTGGAGCGGCCCGATCAAGCAGGCCGAGACGCTGTCGCGGACCTCGTCTACCTACACCGGCGAGTTCACCAACCTCAAGGAGCAGTTCAACACGCTCAGGACCGTTGGCGACAACCTGCAGAGCAACGCCGACGGCCGCCTGCTGTGGCCCGAGTTGGTCAAGGCGGTCGACGACGCCGTGCCGGTCGACCAGCGCCCCCGCGAGGAGCGAGAGCGGACCGCCAAGGACGTCACGCTGCGCGAGGAGCTGCACATCCAGAGCATGGACGTGCAGCACTTCGACGACCTCTCGACCTGGTTCACCGGCGCGGTAGCCAAGTACTACGAGGAGGCCAGCAAGTCCGAGGCCTACGTCGCGGCCCGCGCGGCCGAGGTCGCCGCGAAGAAGAAGGCAGTCGACGACGCCGAAAAGGCAGAGCGGACCGCCGCCGCAGCAGCCGCCACCGGGGCGGCCCCGGCCCCGGCGCCAACGCAGCCCGAGGTCGTCGAGGACGAAGCGCTTCCGCTCGCCGGCAGCGACCCGGCGCCGAGCCCGGTTGACGACCTCGCCGGCGATCCGGCGATGCAAGACGGCATGGCCGAACCCGGCGTGGGAGGGGGCATGGGCGACGGCATGGGCGACCAGGGCTTCGGCGACGAAGCAACCACCGCCGGTCCCACCGGCCCAGGCTACGTGGTCGAGCTCACCGGCCACCACTTCCACAACAACAACACCGCGGTCGAAGTCGATTCCCTGAGCTCCGACGAGGGTGAGGACTTCGTCCGCCGGACGCTGATCAAGAACCTGCTCGAGAAGTCGATCAAGCTGCCCGACGGCCCGAACGGCGAGCTGGTCGACGTGCCGATCGCCAAGCTGGGCATCAGCTACCCGGTGGTCGTGACCAAGGGCCGCATCGAGACCGTCCTGTACGACCCCGAAGCGGCGTTCGGCGAGGACAATGCCAACCGCCGCCGCGGGATGGGCGAGGAGGAAGCCGACCCGTTTGCCGTCCGCAAGCCGGGCGTCCGCCGCCAGCCGCGGGACGCCGAACCGGTCGACCCCGAGGCCGGGTTGTGGAAGCTGCGGCGTTACGACTTCAAGCTGCAGTTCCTGTGGCAGCCGACCCCGCGGCACGAACGCAATAAACCAGCCGGAGAAGCCGAATTTGATGGCACCGCCTCGACGGGCGGCGCCGGCGGCTTTGCCGGCTGA
- the cmk gene encoding (d)CMP kinase, with amino-acid sequence MIVTIDGPAGAGKSSAARELARRLDFQFLDTGAMYRAVTLAAQREGIDLADADALLRVAKGCEITATGDQVTLNGQDVTREIRASSVTAATHHAADHQGVRAHLTELQRHAGRHRDIVTEGRDQATVVFRDAECKIYLTASEEVRAERRYIDLVNRGERVSLQDVLDQQRDRDGRDKARPQGGLAKADGAIRVSTDGMSHDEVVAKLMDIVQQCKPTGC; translated from the coding sequence ATGATTGTCACTATCGATGGCCCCGCCGGAGCCGGAAAGAGCAGCGCCGCCCGTGAATTGGCGCGGAGGCTCGACTTCCAGTTCCTCGACACCGGCGCCATGTACCGGGCTGTGACCCTGGCGGCGCAGCGGGAGGGTATCGACCTGGCAGACGCCGACGCGTTGCTGCGGGTCGCTAAGGGCTGCGAAATCACCGCCACCGGTGATCAGGTCACCCTCAATGGCCAGGACGTCACCCGCGAGATCCGCGCGAGCAGCGTCACCGCGGCGACCCACCACGCCGCCGACCACCAGGGCGTCCGCGCCCACCTGACCGAGCTGCAGCGCCACGCGGGCCGCCACCGCGACATCGTCACCGAGGGCCGCGACCAGGCGACCGTCGTGTTCCGCGACGCGGAGTGCAAGATCTACCTGACCGCCAGCGAGGAGGTCCGCGCCGAACGCCGCTACATCGACCTCGTCAATCGCGGCGAGCGGGTTTCGTTGCAGGACGTGCTCGACCAGCAACGCGACCGCGACGGCCGCGACAAGGCAAGGCCCCAGGGCGGGCTCGCCAAGGCTGACGGGGCCATCAGGGTCAGCACCGACGGCATGAGCCACGACGAGGTCGTAGCGAAGCTGATGGATATCGTGCAACAGTGCAAGCCAACTGGCTGCTAG
- a CDS encoding phage holin family protein encodes MVSQTTLNRDPHSPAPEPELGRNSKGLTHDAIELCELQWALLSEDLKSAVRGGRTGGVLVLIAGAMLFASAPVLLLALAAWIETAFELSQSLSLLIAGAAAALAAFISLAVGWNIAARGAASLKRSRTEAQRNVAWLKQMIASKPACRN; translated from the coding sequence ATGGTTAGTCAAACGACGTTAAACCGAGACCCGCACTCCCCGGCGCCCGAACCCGAGCTCGGCCGCAACAGCAAGGGCCTGACCCACGACGCGATCGAGCTCTGCGAGCTGCAGTGGGCGTTGCTCAGCGAAGACCTAAAATCCGCCGTGCGTGGCGGACGGACCGGCGGCGTGCTGGTGCTCATCGCTGGGGCGATGCTGTTTGCATCGGCGCCGGTGCTGCTGCTGGCGCTCGCAGCGTGGATTGAAACCGCGTTCGAGCTCAGCCAGTCGCTAAGCCTGCTGATCGCCGGTGCGGCCGCCGCATTGGCCGCCTTTATCTCGCTGGCGGTCGGTTGGAACATCGCCGCGAGAGGAGCCGCGTCCCTCAAACGCTCGCGGACCGAGGCCCAGCGTAACGTCGCTTGGCTCAAACAGATGATCGCCAGCAAACCCGCCTGCCGCAACTAG
- a CDS encoding lysophospholipid acyltransferase family protein produces the protein MEANPPPAVHHRPLAKRLWYRLTQWVIGLVARVWFRLVTEGRHNAPESGPAVFVCNHGSHLDPLLVGVFCPRIICYFARETLFRGLFGVLIRSYDAIPVDQEGSALAGLRATLARVKLGDAVLVFPEGSRTLDGRFQPMMPGVLTLLRRGKASLIPTAINGAWEAMPYKASYPKPKKIAIVYGEAIPHEQLESMSNDAIMQLIDEQIRACFTRAAELAGRDPAYSLSGPGKEPALLADAAGEAQSPTRA, from the coding sequence ATGGAAGCCAACCCCCCTCCCGCCGTGCATCACCGCCCGCTCGCGAAGCGGTTGTGGTATCGCCTGACCCAGTGGGTGATCGGCCTGGTAGCTCGGGTCTGGTTCCGCCTTGTGACCGAGGGGCGGCACAACGCCCCCGAGAGCGGCCCGGCCGTGTTCGTCTGCAACCACGGCAGCCACCTCGACCCGCTGCTAGTAGGTGTCTTCTGCCCGCGGATTATCTGCTACTTCGCGCGCGAGACCCTGTTCCGCGGGCTGTTCGGAGTGCTGATCCGATCGTACGACGCCATCCCCGTCGACCAGGAGGGGAGCGCATTAGCCGGCCTGCGGGCGACACTCGCGCGGGTCAAACTGGGCGACGCCGTGCTCGTGTTTCCCGAGGGATCGCGGACGCTCGATGGACGGTTCCAGCCGATGATGCCCGGCGTGCTGACACTGCTGCGGCGGGGCAAGGCTTCGCTCATCCCGACCGCGATCAACGGTGCTTGGGAGGCCATGCCCTACAAAGCGTCTTACCCGAAGCCGAAGAAGATCGCCATCGTCTACGGCGAGGCGATCCCCCACGAGCAGCTCGAGTCGATGAGCAACGACGCGATCATGCAGCTGATTGACGAGCAGATCCGTGCTTGCTTCACGCGGGCCGCGGAGCTGGCTGGCCGTGACCCGGCCTACTCGCTCAGCGGCCCCGGAAAGGAGCCCGCACTGCTAGCCGACGCGGCGGGCGAGGCCCAGTCGCCTACCAGGGCTTAA
- a CDS encoding H-X9-DG-CTERM domain-containing protein has protein sequence MDELRICPEDPRGPERLRKKLTSYVLNDYVTVPRGGAITSLHDLPATHATVVALEASDNLPLSFYHEHIHAKAWFKRSNVRDRLVWSAVQEEMQSDRHTSGSHLLYADAHVEFVAESTLRELADHGDNFMLPPQ, from the coding sequence GTGGACGAGCTGCGCATCTGCCCCGAGGACCCGCGTGGGCCCGAGCGGCTGCGGAAGAAGCTGACGAGCTACGTGCTCAACGACTACGTCACGGTCCCCCGCGGCGGGGCGATCACCAGCCTGCACGACCTGCCCGCCACCCACGCCACGGTGGTTGCGCTCGAGGCCTCTGACAACCTGCCGTTATCGTTCTACCACGAGCACATCCACGCCAAGGCGTGGTTCAAGCGGAGCAACGTGCGGGATCGGCTCGTCTGGTCGGCGGTCCAAGAAGAGATGCAGTCTGACCGCCACACTTCGGGCTCCCACTTGCTCTATGCGGACGCGCACGTGGAGTTTGTCGCCGAGTCGACGCTCCGTGAGTTGGCGGACCACGGCGACAACTTCATGCTGCCGCCTCAATAA
- a CDS encoding general secretion pathway protein GspD yields MNAQGNLNRAGTILLTALLVAATPSASFGQANQPRQMSRQEVDSLLSEARAAIAKGDLTRADALVRRAESSGIRYPMLHFGDTPSTLRRDLAKAVKDAPRPVAAKPAAGSGYATTSADNTPPLPLVVDAGAAARPLPGVSESPAPVDAVPGTPKEQALQLMAASRASLRLGNLPQAETYAARASRLNVPEEQFTPEEDRPSRLAWDLQRARYEADAGMLTSNETTGAPRYAAQQALHVAEEDGTLNQPATLVIPDDGPRLAQNSRYNTGGPALPGLTEATAGELIKQGETALRSGDRDAALNLFRKANARSSELDLVAQARVRDHLSLLEGSAVPEPLSPPAPVAPGAASMIDSAAAAQQVLVRQLSTDVGKRQLEARRLRENEPKAALDLLQTTRKEVEDSQLSADYRRALLARVDAGIADLEKFIEDNRAQIELDEHNAAVLADLDRGRAAKQNMQQKIAESVDQFNKLQDEARYPEAELVAKRLYELAPNEPVVQQIWLNAKMMRREFSNRQMQGEKEEAIFRSLDDVEGSSYADVFDNQEMTFNSETWGGIKNRKSLSQRDGEFTQSEIEIRQKLKAPVQMRYRDRPLSEVVDSLSQLTGINIHLDQRGLSQEGVTTDTPVTLDLANPVMLKSALNLMLTELHLAYVVKDEVLMITSEQRRDGDVKVKTYYVADLVTPIPNFVPSNNIGLQGLINDAHAALGYGAGGGAPGPMAFVNHQPQVGADGKPLPEELLANQMAAPSMGGGMNGGNVPLGMGPGGMGGGANADFDGLIDLIVSTVASETWAENGGGEAEIRPFVGNLSLIISQTQAVHEEIEDLLEQLRRLQDLQITIEVRFIRLNDSFFERIGIDFDMNINDNTVGTTDLFATNRIGSGYETPRRSGTVGLDQSPSEGLFPTFTSDLDIPFRQGGFGVAVPQFGGFDPSSAASFGFAILSDIEAYFLINAAQGDERTNVLNAPKVTLFNGQTAFVADTSQSPFVISVIPVVGEFAAAQQPVIVVLSEGTLMNIQAVVSDDRRYVRLTVVPFFSQIGDVDTFTFEGSTSTSSSSSSTDDDGDGNDNSNGNQNQNFTAGTTVQLPTFSFVSVSTTVSVPDGGTVLLGGIKRLSEGRSEVGVPLLSKLPYVNRLFKNVGIGRETDSLMMMVTPRIIIQEEEEERAGVAIP; encoded by the coding sequence TTGAACGCTCAAGGGAATTTAAACCGAGCCGGGACTATTCTGCTAACCGCGCTGCTCGTCGCCGCGACGCCATCGGCGTCGTTCGGCCAGGCGAACCAGCCCCGCCAGATGAGCCGCCAGGAGGTGGACTCGCTGCTCAGCGAGGCCCGCGCCGCGATCGCCAAGGGCGACCTCACCCGGGCCGACGCCCTGGTGCGTCGCGCCGAGTCGTCGGGCATCCGCTACCCGATGCTGCACTTCGGCGACACGCCGTCGACGCTGCGTCGCGACCTGGCCAAGGCGGTCAAGGACGCGCCGCGACCGGTCGCCGCCAAGCCGGCCGCCGGGTCTGGCTACGCCACGACGTCCGCCGACAACACCCCGCCGCTGCCGCTGGTTGTTGACGCCGGCGCCGCGGCCCGCCCGCTGCCGGGCGTGTCCGAGAGCCCGGCCCCGGTTGACGCCGTGCCGGGCACGCCGAAGGAACAGGCCCTGCAGCTGATGGCCGCCTCGCGGGCGTCGCTGCGGTTGGGCAACCTGCCCCAGGCCGAGACCTACGCCGCCCGGGCCAGCCGGCTGAACGTCCCCGAAGAACAATTCACCCCCGAGGAAGACCGCCCGTCGCGACTTGCCTGGGACCTGCAACGCGCCCGCTACGAGGCCGACGCCGGCATGCTGACGTCGAACGAGACGACCGGCGCCCCGCGTTACGCCGCCCAGCAGGCCCTGCACGTTGCTGAAGAAGACGGCACCCTGAACCAGCCCGCCACCCTTGTCATCCCCGACGACGGCCCGCGGCTGGCCCAGAACTCTCGCTACAACACCGGCGGCCCCGCCCTGCCCGGGCTGACCGAAGCGACCGCCGGCGAGCTGATCAAGCAGGGCGAGACCGCCCTGCGTAGCGGCGACCGCGACGCCGCCCTCAACCTGTTCCGCAAGGCCAACGCCCGCAGCAGCGAGCTCGACCTCGTGGCCCAGGCCCGGGTGCGTGACCACCTGTCGCTGCTGGAAGGCTCGGCCGTGCCGGAGCCGCTGTCGCCGCCCGCCCCCGTGGCGCCCGGCGCCGCGTCGATGATCGACTCGGCCGCCGCGGCCCAGCAGGTGCTGGTCCGTCAGCTGTCGACCGACGTCGGCAAGCGTCAGCTTGAGGCCCGCCGGCTGCGTGAGAACGAGCCGAAGGCCGCGCTCGATCTGCTGCAGACCACCCGCAAGGAAGTGGAAGACTCGCAGCTCTCGGCCGACTACCGCCGGGCCCTGCTGGCCCGCGTCGACGCCGGCATCGCCGACCTCGAGAAGTTCATCGAGGACAACCGCGCCCAGATCGAGCTGGACGAGCACAACGCGGCCGTGCTGGCCGACCTCGACCGGGGCCGCGCCGCGAAGCAGAACATGCAGCAGAAGATCGCCGAGTCGGTTGACCAGTTCAACAAGCTGCAAGACGAGGCCCGCTACCCCGAGGCCGAGCTGGTCGCCAAGCGGCTCTACGAGCTTGCCCCGAATGAGCCTGTGGTGCAGCAGATCTGGCTGAACGCCAAGATGATGCGGCGTGAGTTCTCCAACCGTCAGATGCAGGGCGAGAAGGAGGAAGCGATCTTCCGCTCGCTCGACGACGTCGAAGGGTCCTCCTACGCCGACGTCTTCGACAACCAGGAGATGACGTTCAACTCCGAGACCTGGGGCGGCATCAAGAACCGCAAGTCGCTCAGCCAGCGTGACGGCGAGTTCACCCAGAGTGAGATCGAGATCCGCCAGAAGCTGAAGGCGCCGGTCCAGATGCGGTACCGCGACCGGCCGCTCTCCGAGGTGGTCGACAGCCTGTCGCAGCTGACCGGCATCAACATCCACCTCGACCAGCGTGGCCTGAGCCAGGAAGGCGTCACGACCGACACCCCGGTCACGCTCGACCTGGCCAACCCGGTCATGCTCAAGAGCGCCCTGAACCTGATGCTCACCGAGCTGCACCTGGCGTACGTCGTGAAGGACGAGGTGCTGATGATCACCAGCGAGCAACGCCGCGACGGCGACGTCAAGGTCAAGACCTACTACGTCGCGGACCTGGTGACCCCGATCCCGAACTTCGTGCCGAGCAACAACATCGGCCTGCAGGGACTGATCAACGACGCCCACGCCGCGCTCGGCTACGGCGCCGGCGGCGGCGCCCCCGGCCCGATGGCCTTTGTGAACCACCAGCCGCAGGTCGGCGCCGATGGCAAGCCCTTGCCGGAGGAGCTGCTCGCCAACCAGATGGCCGCGCCCAGCATGGGCGGGGGCATGAACGGCGGCAACGTGCCGCTGGGCATGGGCCCCGGCGGGATGGGCGGTGGAGCCAACGCCGACTTCGACGGCCTGATCGACCTGATCGTGTCGACCGTCGCGAGTGAGACCTGGGCCGAGAACGGCGGCGGCGAGGCCGAAATCCGCCCGTTCGTCGGCAACCTGAGCCTGATCATCAGCCAGACCCAGGCCGTGCACGAAGAGATCGAGGACCTGCTCGAGCAGCTCCGCCGCCTGCAGGACCTGCAGATCACGATCGAGGTCCGCTTCATCCGCCTAAACGACAGCTTCTTCGAGCGGATCGGCATCGACTTCGACATGAACATCAATGACAACACGGTCGGCACGACCGACCTGTTCGCCACCAACCGCATCGGCTCCGGCTACGAGACGCCCCGCCGCAGCGGCACTGTGGGCCTGGACCAGTCGCCGTCCGAGGGCCTGTTCCCGACCTTCACTTCCGACCTCGACATCCCGTTCCGACAGGGCGGGTTCGGCGTGGCGGTGCCCCAGTTTGGCGGCTTCGACCCGTCGAGTGCGGCCAGCTTCGGCTTCGCCATCCTCAGCGACATCGAGGCCTACTTCCTGATCAACGCCGCCCAGGGCGACGAGCGCACCAACGTGCTCAACGCCCCCAAGGTGACGCTGTTCAACGGCCAGACCGCCTTCGTGGCGGACACGTCGCAGAGCCCATTTGTGATCAGCGTGATCCCGGTGGTCGGCGAGTTCGCCGCCGCCCAGCAGCCGGTGATCGTGGTGCTCTCCGAGGGCACGCTGATGAACATCCAGGCGGTGGTCTCCGACGACCGCCGCTACGTCCGCCTGACGGTGGTCCCGTTCTTCAGCCAGATCGGCGACGTCGACACCTTCACGTTCGAGGGGTCGACCTCGACCAGCAGCTCGAGCAGCTCGACCGACGACGACGGCGACGGCAACGACAACTCCAACGGAAACCAGAACCAGAACTTCACGGCCGGCACCACGGTGCAGCTCCCGACCTTCAGCTTCGTCAGCGTGTCGACCACGGTCAGCGTGCCCGACGGCGGCACGGTGCTGCTGGGCGGCATCAAGCGGCTCAGCGAGGGCCGCAGCGAGGTCGGCGTGCCGCTGCTCTCCAAGCTGCCGTACGTCAACCGGCTGTTCAAGAACGTCGGCATCGGCCGCGAGACCGACAGCCTGATGATGATGGTCACCCCACGCATCATCATCCAGGAAGAAGAAGAAGAACGGGCCGGCGTCGCGATCCCGTAA
- a CDS encoding AI-2E family transporter, which translates to MPIGSVERRCLIVLTGLAIFYTFYFTRAILLPTTLAVMLSLVLKPVTNRLHRWGLPNMLAAMLILTAFCIATLLGARALWEPTAELMGEAPKSLKVLGEELRDLATPLQQIKDAQTKVADMTAVSGEVTPLEVRIKQPALSSEMLNSTGGFATGVVITVSLLFFLLSAGDHFMVKTVEVMPTWREKRDVVVLLQDLQSKVSTYLGAITLINIGLGVVIGFGMWAIGMPNPLLWGVLAALFNYIPFAGLVLGSGLVFLAAMAELPTLGEQLMAPAIYLGANGIEANLVTPAVLGRSISLNPVVILLSVFVGGWVWGIGGIFLAVPMLLVLKIACDHYRSLQPIGVFLSS; encoded by the coding sequence TTGCCAATAGGCTCCGTAGAGCGACGTTGCCTGATTGTCCTCACCGGCCTGGCGATCTTCTACACGTTCTACTTCACTCGCGCCATATTGCTGCCGACAACGCTAGCGGTGATGCTGAGCCTGGTGCTGAAGCCGGTCACGAACCGGCTTCACAGGTGGGGCCTGCCGAACATGCTCGCGGCGATGCTGATCCTTACGGCGTTCTGCATCGCCACACTGCTGGGAGCTCGGGCGTTGTGGGAGCCAACCGCCGAACTGATGGGCGAGGCCCCCAAGAGCTTAAAGGTGCTGGGCGAAGAGCTGCGTGACCTCGCCACACCGCTTCAGCAGATCAAGGACGCCCAGACCAAGGTGGCGGACATGACGGCGGTTTCCGGCGAGGTGACTCCGCTCGAGGTGCGGATCAAGCAGCCGGCGCTCAGCAGCGAGATGCTCAACAGCACCGGCGGGTTCGCTACCGGCGTGGTGATCACGGTGTCGCTGCTGTTCTTCCTGCTCTCGGCCGGCGACCACTTCATGGTAAAGACCGTCGAGGTGATGCCGACCTGGCGAGAGAAGCGTGATGTCGTCGTGCTGCTGCAGGACCTGCAGAGCAAGGTTTCGACCTACCTGGGCGCGATCACGCTGATCAACATCGGTCTGGGCGTTGTGATCGGATTCGGGATGTGGGCGATTGGCATGCCTAACCCACTGTTGTGGGGCGTGCTGGCGGCGCTCTTCAATTACATCCCGTTCGCCGGCTTGGTGCTGGGCTCCGGCCTGGTTTTTCTGGCCGCGATGGCGGAGCTGCCGACCCTCGGCGAGCAGCTGATGGCTCCGGCGATCTACCTGGGGGCGAACGGCATCGAGGCGAACCTCGTCACGCCAGCCGTGCTCGGCCGTTCGATCAGCCTCAACCCGGTGGTGATCCTGCTATCGGTCTTCGTTGGCGGCTGGGTGTGGGGCATCGGCGGCATCTTCCTTGCCGTGCCGATGCTGCTGGTGCTGAAGATCGCCTGCGACCACTACCGCAGCCTGCAACCGATCGGGGTGTTCCTGTCGAGCTGA
- a CDS encoding PEP-CTERM sorting domain-containing protein (PEP-CTERM proteins occur, often in large numbers, in the proteomes of bacteria that also encode an exosortase, a predicted intramembrane cysteine proteinase. The presence of a PEP-CTERM domain at a protein's C-terminus predicts cleavage within the sorting domain, followed by covalent anchoring to some some component of the (usually Gram-negative) cell surface. Many PEP-CTERM proteins exhibit an unusual sequence composition that includes large numbers of potential glycosylation sites. Expression of one such protein has been shown restore the ability of a bacterium to form floc, a type of biofilm.), with translation MNAKMHAFCLVILSAGPASAQLHGGDVDLTVSGGKIVTGQRVYGAELGEILPNEVDEPGFDSDPGTFPAGSSVGFAFVDSLRVWDGIDFDEIAPLTMSTQFGSSLGPVTTPSTPGVVEGFALNVAADGSWHRHLDYLLNPPATNGVYLLSLKLGSSDPTIGDSEPLYLVFNQNVDESVHDAAIDYVKARVAGIPEPASVVLLAVLGAALGKRRRI, from the coding sequence ATGAATGCGAAGATGCACGCGTTTTGCCTTGTGATCCTGTCTGCTGGCCCCGCGTCTGCCCAACTGCACGGCGGCGACGTCGATCTGACCGTCTCTGGTGGAAAGATCGTGACCGGCCAACGCGTTTACGGGGCCGAACTCGGCGAGATCCTGCCGAACGAAGTCGACGAGCCGGGATTCGACAGCGATCCGGGGACCTTCCCGGCCGGGTCGAGTGTTGGGTTCGCGTTTGTGGACTCGCTGCGGGTCTGGGATGGAATCGACTTTGATGAGATTGCTCCGTTGACGATGTCGACTCAGTTCGGGAGCTCGCTCGGCCCCGTTACTACGCCGTCGACCCCCGGCGTTGTGGAAGGGTTTGCCCTCAATGTAGCGGCCGACGGCTCGTGGCACCGCCACCTCGACTACCTGCTAAATCCCCCCGCCACAAACGGCGTCTACCTGCTGTCGCTCAAGCTCGGCAGCAGTGACCCCACTATCGGAGACTCGGAACCGCTGTACCTGGTTTTCAATCAGAATGTCGATGAGTCGGTGCACGACGCCGCAATCGACTACGTCAAAGCCAGGGTTGCCGGTATCCCCGAGCCGGCCAGCGTGGTGCTGCTAGCGGTGCTTGGCGCCGCGCTGGGGAAGCGTCGTCGTATCTAG
- a CDS encoding CsbD family protein produces the protein MNTQGYETQAAGDWTELKGKVNEGWGELSGDEVREFQGNVQQLVGYIQQKTGETQQLIEQKLVALDARFRPMLEQASATAQEYLQSGSDAANDAAAYVRDAVAAKHAQAEQAVRRKPIESVAVAFGTGIIAGAVIGLILKQR, from the coding sequence ATGAACACTCAAGGCTACGAAACGCAGGCCGCCGGCGACTGGACCGAACTCAAGGGCAAAGTGAACGAAGGCTGGGGCGAGCTCAGCGGCGACGAGGTGCGTGAGTTTCAGGGCAACGTGCAGCAGCTAGTCGGCTATATCCAGCAGAAAACCGGCGAGACCCAGCAGCTCATCGAGCAGAAGCTCGTCGCGCTGGACGCCCGCTTCCGCCCGATGCTAGAGCAGGCTAGCGCGACCGCGCAGGAGTATCTGCAGAGCGGATCCGACGCCGCCAACGACGCGGCCGCCTACGTCCGCGACGCGGTCGCCGCCAAGCACGCACAGGCCGAACAGGCGGTGCGTCGCAAGCCGATCGAATCGGTGGCGGTCGCCTTCGGGACCGGCATCATCGCGGGCGCGGTGATCGGGCTAATCCTGAAGCAGCGGTAA